Proteins co-encoded in one Streptomyces sp. JH34 genomic window:
- a CDS encoding DUF6344 domain-containing protein: MSTFRVKSIWTAFVTAFFAVLASLGLATAQATAAEPTVTSHEHTAAKPATATTPSVRWTLPRDRALPPTMKQRIRAEAHGSSPATRQLSSDSTDAVHATDSTRSAHSASPAGDSAPLPP, translated from the coding sequence ATGAGCACCTTCAGGGTCAAGAGCATCTGGACCGCCTTCGTCACCGCCTTCTTCGCGGTTCTCGCGTCGCTGGGGCTCGCCACCGCCCAGGCCACGGCCGCGGAGCCGACGGTCACGAGCCACGAGCACACGGCCGCCAAGCCGGCAACCGCGACCACGCCGTCGGTGCGATGGACCCTTCCGCGTGACAGGGCGCTGCCACCCACGATGAAGCAGCGCATCCGCGCCGAGGCGCACGGCTCCTCGCCCGCCACCCGCCAGCTGTCGTCCGACTCCACGGACGCCGTGCACGCGACGGACAGCACCCGCTCCGCCCACAGCGCCTCACCTGCCGGTGACTCGGCTCCCCTGCCACCCTGA
- a CDS encoding DUF3566 domain-containing protein yields the protein MTDTRGPQYEGYATGPLPGEREPATGQAGPYHPPQAYPSPAGGTQGGGTQGGGGGKATRLPRTGARTTPRTRKARLRVAKADPWSVMKVSFLLSIALGICTVVAAAVLWMVMDAMGVFSTVGGTISEATGSNESNGFDLQSFLSLPRVLIFTSVIAVIDVVLATALATLGAFIYNLSAGFVGGVELTLAEDE from the coding sequence GTGACGGACACTCGGGGACCTCAGTACGAGGGGTACGCGACCGGGCCTCTGCCCGGTGAGCGGGAGCCCGCAACGGGCCAGGCGGGGCCCTACCACCCGCCCCAGGCGTATCCGTCCCCTGCGGGCGGTACGCAGGGCGGCGGCACACAGGGCGGCGGTGGCGGGAAGGCGACCCGGCTGCCCCGTACGGGGGCGCGGACCACTCCGCGTACCCGTAAGGCGCGTCTGCGGGTCGCGAAGGCGGATCCGTGGTCGGTGATGAAGGTCAGCTTCCTGCTCTCCATCGCTCTCGGAATCTGCACGGTGGTCGCGGCAGCGGTCCTGTGGATGGTGATGGACGCGATGGGCGTCTTCTCCACCGTGGGCGGCACGATCAGCGAGGCCACGGGGTCGAACGAGAGCAACGGCTTCGATCTGCAGTCGTTCCTGTCGCTGCCGCGCGTCCTCATCTTCACCTCGGTCATCGCGGTGATCGATGTGGTGCTGGCCACCGCGCTGGCCACGCTGGGCGCCTTCATCTACAACTTGTCGGCCGGCTTCGTGGGTGGCGTGGAGCTCACTCTCGCCGAGGACGAGTAG
- the gyrA gene encoding DNA gyrase subunit A codes for MADENTPVMPEEEPTVPGVGMRVEPVGLETEMQRSYLDYAMSVIVSRALPDVRDGLKPVHRRVLYAMYDGGYRPEKGFYKCARVVGDVMGTYHPHGDSSIYDALVRLAQPWSLRMPLVDSNGNFGSPGNDPAAAMRYTECKMMPLSMEMVRDIDEETVDFQDNYDGRNQEPTVLPARFPNLLVNGSAGIAVGMATNIPPHNLREVAAGAQWYLENPEASHEELLDALIERIKGPDFPTGALVVGRKGIEEAYRTGRGSITMRAVVAVEEIQGRQCLVVTELPFQTNPDNLAQKIADLVKDGKVGGIADVRDETSSRTGQRLVVVLKRDAVAKVVLNNLYKHTDLQSNFGANMLALVDGVPRTLSIDAFIRHWVTHQIEVIVRRTKFRLRKAEERAHILRGLLKALNAIEEVIALIRRSNTVEIAREGLMGLLEIDEIQANAILEMQLRRLAALEHQKITAEHDELQAKINEYNGILASPAKQRQIVSEELAAIVDKFGDDRRSKLVPFDGDMSIEDLIAEEDIVVTISRGGYVKRTKTDDYRSQKRGGKGVRGTKLREDDIVDHFFVSTTHHWLLFFTNKGRVYRAKAYELPDAGRDARGQHVANLLAFQPDEQIAQILAIRDYEAAPYLVLATKGGLVKKTSLKDYDSPRSGGVIAINLRETESGADDELIGAELVSAEDDLLLISRKAQSIRFTATDDALRPMGRATSGVKGMSFREGDELLSMNVVRPGTFVFTATDGGYAKRTAVDEYRVQGRGGLGIKAAKIVEDRGSLVGALVVEEADEILAITLGGGVIRTRVNEVRETGRDTMGVQLINLGKRDAVVGIARNAEAGREAEEVDGTDEAEGATGEAHAETVVEGTVEGTAPSAGEHEE; via the coding sequence ATGGCCGACGAGAACACCCCTGTGATGCCCGAAGAGGAGCCCACCGTCCCGGGCGTGGGCATGCGTGTCGAGCCCGTGGGGCTCGAGACGGAGATGCAGCGCTCCTACCTCGACTACGCGATGTCCGTCATCGTGTCGCGTGCGCTGCCCGACGTACGGGACGGCCTCAAGCCCGTCCACCGCCGGGTGCTGTACGCGATGTATGACGGCGGCTACCGCCCCGAGAAGGGGTTCTACAAGTGCGCCCGCGTCGTCGGTGACGTCATGGGTACGTACCACCCGCACGGCGACTCCTCCATCTACGACGCCCTGGTGCGCCTCGCGCAGCCGTGGTCGCTGCGGATGCCGCTGGTGGACTCCAACGGCAACTTCGGTTCCCCGGGCAACGACCCGGCCGCCGCCATGCGGTACACCGAGTGCAAGATGATGCCGCTGTCCATGGAGATGGTCCGGGACATCGACGAGGAGACCGTCGACTTCCAGGACAACTACGACGGCCGCAACCAGGAGCCGACGGTTCTGCCGGCGCGTTTCCCGAACCTCCTGGTCAACGGCTCCGCCGGCATCGCCGTCGGTATGGCGACGAACATCCCGCCGCACAATTTGCGTGAGGTCGCCGCCGGTGCCCAGTGGTACCTGGAGAACCCCGAGGCCTCGCACGAGGAGCTGCTGGACGCGCTGATCGAGCGCATCAAGGGCCCCGACTTCCCCACCGGCGCGCTGGTCGTGGGCCGCAAGGGCATCGAGGAGGCGTACCGCACCGGGCGTGGTTCCATCACGATGCGCGCGGTCGTGGCGGTCGAGGAGATCCAGGGCCGCCAGTGCCTGGTCGTCACCGAGCTGCCGTTCCAGACCAACCCCGACAACCTCGCGCAGAAGATCGCCGACCTGGTCAAGGACGGCAAGGTCGGCGGGATCGCGGACGTCCGGGACGAGACGTCCTCGCGTACGGGCCAGCGCCTGGTCGTCGTGCTGAAGCGCGACGCGGTCGCCAAGGTCGTGCTGAACAACCTCTACAAGCACACCGATCTGCAGTCGAACTTCGGCGCGAACATGCTGGCGCTCGTCGACGGAGTGCCGCGCACGCTGTCCATCGACGCGTTCATCCGTCACTGGGTGACGCACCAGATCGAGGTCATCGTCCGGCGCACGAAGTTCCGCCTGCGCAAGGCCGAGGAGCGGGCGCACATCCTGCGAGGCCTGCTCAAGGCTCTGAACGCGATCGAGGAGGTCATCGCGCTCATCCGCCGCAGCAACACCGTGGAGATCGCGCGTGAGGGCCTGATGGGCCTGCTGGAGATCGACGAGATCCAGGCGAACGCGATCCTGGAGATGCAGCTGCGCCGCCTGGCCGCGCTGGAGCACCAGAAGATCACCGCCGAGCACGACGAACTCCAGGCGAAGATCAACGAGTACAACGGGATCCTGGCCTCCCCCGCGAAGCAGCGTCAGATCGTCAGCGAGGAACTGGCCGCGATCGTCGACAAGTTCGGCGACGACCGGCGCTCCAAGCTGGTGCCGTTCGACGGTGACATGTCCATCGAGGACCTCATCGCCGAGGAGGACATCGTCGTCACGATCTCCCGCGGTGGTTACGTCAAGCGCACCAAGACGGACGACTACCGTTCGCAGAAGCGCGGCGGCAAGGGCGTGCGCGGCACGAAGCTCAGGGAAGACGACATCGTCGACCACTTCTTCGTGTCGACGACGCACCACTGGCTGCTGTTCTTCACCAACAAGGGCCGGGTCTACCGGGCCAAGGCCTACGAGCTGCCGGACGCCGGCCGGGACGCGCGCGGTCAGCACGTCGCGAACCTCCTGGCGTTCCAGCCGGACGAGCAGATCGCGCAGATCCTGGCGATCCGCGACTACGAGGCCGCGCCCTACCTGGTCCTGGCGACCAAGGGCGGCCTGGTGAAGAAGACCTCGCTCAAGGACTACGACTCACCTCGCTCCGGCGGCGTCATCGCGATCAACCTCCGGGAGACGGAGAGCGGCGCCGACGACGAGCTGATCGGCGCTGAACTGGTGTCGGCCGAGGACGATCTGCTGCTCATCAGCAGGAAGGCCCAGTCGATCAGGTTCACCGCGACCGACGACGCGCTGCGCCCGATGGGCCGCGCCACCTCGGGCGTGAAGGGCATGAGTTTCCGCGAGGGAGACGAACTGCTCTCGATGAATGTTGTCCGGCCCGGTACGTTCGTGTTCACTGCCACCGACGGCGGTTACGCGAAGCGGACCGCTGTCGACGAGTACCGCGTCCAGGGTCGTGGCGGTCTGGGCATCAAGGCTGCCAAGATCGTCGAGGACCGCGGTTCTCTCGTCGGTGCGCTGGTGGTGGAGGAAGCGGACGAGATCCTCGCCATCACGCTCGGCGGCGGCGTGATTCGTACGCGAGTCAATGAAGTCAGGGAGACGGGCCGTGACACCATGGGCGTCCAACTGATCAATCTGGGCAAGCGGGATGCCGTCGTCGGCATCGCGCGCAACGCCGAGGCCGGTCGTGAGGCCGAAGAGGTCGACGGGACCGATGAGGCCGAAGGCGCCACGGGCGAGGCTCATGCCGAGACCGTGGTCGAGGGCACAGTCGAGGGCACGGCGCCTTCGGCCGGGGAGCACGAGGAGTAG
- a CDS encoding DLW-39 family protein, whose product MKKLLLVALAAIGGLLVYRQIQADRAEQDLWTEATDSVPAGSGV is encoded by the coding sequence GTGAAGAAGCTTCTCCTGGTCGCACTGGCCGCCATCGGCGGGCTCCTCGTGTACCGCCAGATCCAGGCGGATCGCGCCGAGCAGGATCTGTGGACGGAGGCGACCGACTCCGTGCCCGCAGGTTCAGGTGTGTGA